Genomic window (Atribacteraceae bacterium):
TACACCGTTCGAGGACGCTTTCGTTAACCGTTACGGTAGGACCACGGTCACACATTTCGTGGCAGAATGTCGCGTTGATATCGACCAGGTGGCCGATCGAGCGCTCGTCGACGGCTTCGACCAGGTGCCGGAGAAGGTCATGACCGCCTCGCAGGTGGCAGTTCGTCCCCACGCAGACATCGACCCGGACCAAGGGCTCCTGAGCGTCTTCCAGAGGGAGTTCACCGCCGGTCCGCCGTCGGGTGACATAGTTGGTGTGCAGCCATTCGTGGACCAACTCACTGTTTGGTTTTCCAAGGGTGTCTGCGTAGAGCTTCTGGAGATAGGGGTTTTCCTCGCTGGAATGCATCTGGAGCATCGTATCGATCCGGCGGAGGCCAGCTTTTCGTTCTTCCTGGACTGCCTGGTTTTTCGCCGGAGGCTGACCGGCTCCTCCCACACATCCACCAGGGCAGGCCATGACTTCAACCAGATCATAGCGGACCCGCTCCTCCTGGATCTCCTCCATGACCTGCCGGGCGGTTCCCAGACCGCTCACCACCGCCAGGCGAAGCGTCCTGCCGTTCAGTTCGATCTCGGCTTCCCGCCAGCTCTCTACTCCCCGTACCGGCTTAAGTTCCAGCGGTTCAATCGGATGCTTGGCCAGGGTACTTCCGGCAAAGCGTAAGACCGCTTCGGTCACCCCTCCGCTGGCTCCAAAAATGATTCCGGCCCCACTTTTAAAACCGAAGGGCATATCCAGCTTATCCGGTTCCAGCGCCGCGAGATTCAGGCCGGCTTCCCGGATCATCGTGGCCAGTTCTTGGGTGGTGATCACGGCATCGATGTCGGGGCTCCCCTCAAGGGCGAATTCGGGTCTCGTCGCCTCGAATTTTTTGGCCGTACAGGGCATAATGCTGATTACGAAGATATCCTCACGGTTCACGCCGAGTTCCTTGACTAACAACCGCTTGGCCAGGCTGCCGAACATCTGTTGCGGGCTCCGGCAGGAGCTGATGTTGGGAAGCAAGTCCGGGTAATGCTGTTCGCAGAATTTGACCCAAGCCGGACAACAACTGGTGAACTGAGGGAGGCGTTGTTGGGTGCGGATGCGCCGGAGAAATTCACTTCCCTCTTCCAGGACGGTGAGATCGGCGGCGAAGGCCGTATCATAGACAAAATCCACTCCCATGGTTCGCAAAGCGGAAACCAGTTGTCCTATCAACACTTGGCCCGCCGGGAGCCCGAAAGCCTCTCCAACGCCCACCCGAACCGCCGGAGCGATCTGGACCACGACTTTTTTGGCCGGGTCATGAATGGCTTGCCAGGCCCGGTCGATATGGCTTTTGGGAGCCAGAGCACCGGTTGGACAAACGGCGGCGCATTGACCGCAGTCCACGCACTCGACTGAACCCAGGTTCTGTCCGAAGGACGGTTGTACTTGGACATGGCTCCCCCGGTGGGTGAAATCGATGACCCCGATACCCTGTACTTCGCTGCACATCCTGACACAGTCCCCGCACAGGATACACTTGTTGGGATCGCGGACGACGGCCGGGCTCGAGTTGTCAAGGGGGATCCGTTCCTCCCGCCGGCGATAACGTATGTTCGTCACTCCCAGCCGGCCGGCCAGCTGCAGCAACTGACAGGTCGCTGACTTGGGGCAGGAGGGACAGCTGACATCGTGGTTGGCCAGTAACAGCTCTACGGTCAGGCGCCTGATTTTCCTGATTTCTGCGGTGCTGGTACGCACGATCATTCCGGGTTCGGGAGTCACGGCGCAACTGGCTACGATTCCCCGCCCTGCGATGTCCACGATGCACAGGCGGCAGGCTCCGTAAACACTGAGATGGCTGTGATAACAGAATGTGGGCAGATCGATTCCGGAGCTGCGAATGAGTTCCAGCAGATTGCGATGGTTTCCGAGAGCGATCAACCGTCCGTCTATGATCAAAGTCTTTCCGAGGTCCGTCATCGTAATCATTCCTCCTTAGGAAGGTGCGTTGTACACCGAAACGCATCACTCGCTACAGTGCTCATGCTTAGTCTTACGCCGCTGTAATAGCCTTGAATTTACATATCGTGGCGCAGACGCCGCACTTGGTACAACTGGTGACGTCGATGCGGTGGGCTTGCCGTTTCTCGCCATGGATTGCCCCTGCCGGACATTTGGACACACACAGGGTACATCCTTTACACAGGTCCGGATTCACGGCATAGACTTTGAGGGCCTGGCAGGCACCGGCCGGACACAGACGCCGCTCGATGTGTGCCAGGTATTCATTCCGGAAAAGAGTCAAAGTACTCAGAACCGGGTTTGGGGCGCTTTTACCCAAGCCGCACAGGCTGGCGGCTTTGACCGCCCGGGCCGTTTCCTCAAGAAGGGATAGATGTTCCAGCTCCGCCGTGCCGTCGACGATGTCTTGCAGGAGGGCCAGCATCTGCTTGGTGCCCTCTCGGCACAGGACGCATTTTCCGCAGGATTCTTCCTGGGTGAATTGCATAAAAAAGCGGGACACCTCGACAATACAGGTTTCTTCGTCCATCACGACAATCCCGCCTGAGCCGACCATCGCTCCCAGAGCGGTGAGGTTCTCAAAGTCCAGGGAAAGATCGAGGTGCGTCTCGCCGAGACAGCCTCCCGATGGGCCGCCGATTTGCGCGGCTTTGAATTTCTTGTCACCGGGGATACCCCCACCGATCTCATAGATCACTTCCCGCAGTGTGGTGCCCATCGGGACCTCGATCAAGCCGGTGTGGCGGACCCGGCCGGTGAGGGCAAAGGTTTTGGTCCCGGGGCTCAATACCGTCCCGAATCGGCGGAAGGCGGAGACCCCCTGTTCCATAATGTAACGGATGGTGGCCAAGGTCTCGACATTGTTGACCACCGTCGGTTTCCCGAACAGGCCCTCCTGTGCGGGAAAGGGAGGTTTATGGCGAGGCATGCCTCTTTTCCCTTCGATCGAAGCGAGCAACGCCGTTTCCTCACCGCACACGAAGGCTCCGGCGCCTTCGACCACATCGCAATCGAAACGAAACCCGCTCCCGAAAAGGTTCTCTCCCAGAATACCCAGCCGCCGGGCATCGTTGATCGCCTGGCGAACCCGTTGGACGGCCAGGGGATATTCGGTTCGGATATAAAAGTATCCAACCGTCGCTCCGGCCGCAAACGCCGCAATCATCGCTCCTTCCAGCAGGCGGTGCGGATCTCCCTCCATCAGGCTCCGGTCCATGAACGCGCCCGGATCTCCCTCGTCACCGTTACAGACCAGGTATCTCGGTTCCCCGGGTTTTCCCGGTTGCTCGAGCATGGCCAACCACTTCCGGCCGGTCGGAAAACCGGCCCCACCCCGGCCCCGCAGTCCGGAATCCCGGATCAGTTCACACACCTCACGGGGGGTCATTTCGAGTGCGGCCCGACGTAGCATAGAGTAGCCTCCACCCTGGATATACTCTTCAATGCTCTCCGGGTCGATAAGGCCGCATTCTGCCAGAGCCAGTCGGTTTTGCCGGGCGTAGAAGGGAATTTCCCCCGGGTTCCGGCACAGCTCCCCGGATTGCGGGTTTGTGTAGAGAAGCCGGTCAACAATTC
Coding sequences:
- a CDS encoding [FeFe] hydrogenase, group A; protein product: MTDLGKTLIIDGRLIALGNHRNLLELIRSSGIDLPTFCYHSHLSVYGACRLCIVDIAGRGIVASCAVTPEPGMIVRTSTAEIRKIRRLTVELLLANHDVSCPSCPKSATCQLLQLAGRLGVTNIRYRRREERIPLDNSSPAVVRDPNKCILCGDCVRMCSEVQGIGVIDFTHRGSHVQVQPSFGQNLGSVECVDCGQCAAVCPTGALAPKSHIDRAWQAIHDPAKKVVVQIAPAVRVGVGEAFGLPAGQVLIGQLVSALRTMGVDFVYDTAFAADLTVLEEGSEFLRRIRTQQRLPQFTSCCPAWVKFCEQHYPDLLPNISSCRSPQQMFGSLAKRLLVKELGVNREDIFVISIMPCTAKKFEATRPEFALEGSPDIDAVITTQELATMIREAGLNLAALEPDKLDMPFGFKSGAGIIFGASGGVTEAVLRFAGSTLAKHPIEPLELKPVRGVESWREAEIELNGRTLRLAVVSGLGTARQVMEEIQEERVRYDLVEVMACPGGCVGGAGQPPAKNQAVQEERKAGLRRIDTMLQMHSSEENPYLQKLYADTLGKPNSELVHEWLHTNYVTRRRTGGELPLEDAQEPLVRVDVCVGTNCHLRGGHDLLRHLVEAVDERSIGHLVDINATFCHEMCDRGPTVTVNESVLERCTIDMLLGEVDRILADYPQEIPVK
- a CDS encoding NADH-ubiquinone oxidoreductase-F iron-sulfur binding region domain-containing protein produces the protein MPTVELETIKAATREKMAHLQYRVLVCNGTGCIANGARQVYNAFLTKTGACRNLVSVKTGDPCHMVGLISQTGCHGLCQMGPLVLIRANNGFKDVFYCGVREPDVAEIVEETIKKGRIVDRLLYTNPQSGELCRNPGEIPFYARQNRLALAECGLIDPESIEEYIQGGGYSMLRRAALEMTPREVCELIRDSGLRGRGGAGFPTGRKWLAMLEQPGKPGEPRYLVCNGDEGDPGAFMDRSLMEGDPHRLLEGAMIAAFAAGATVGYFYIRTEYPLAVQRVRQAINDARRLGILGENLFGSGFRFDCDVVEGAGAFVCGEETALLASIEGKRGMPRHKPPFPAQEGLFGKPTVVNNVETLATIRYIMEQGVSAFRRFGTVLSPGTKTFALTGRVRHTGLIEVPMGTTLREVIYEIGGGIPGDKKFKAAQIGGPSGGCLGETHLDLSLDFENLTALGAMVGSGGIVVMDEETCIVEVSRFFMQFTQEESCGKCVLCREGTKQMLALLQDIVDGTAELEHLSLLEETARAVKAASLCGLGKSAPNPVLSTLTLFRNEYLAHIERRLCPAGACQALKVYAVNPDLCKGCTLCVSKCPAGAIHGEKRQAHRIDVTSCTKCGVCATICKFKAITAA